From the Desulfosarcina sp. BuS5 genome, one window contains:
- the thiD gene encoding bifunctional hydroxymethylpyrimidine kinase/phosphomethylpyrimidine kinase yields the protein MRTALTIAGSDPSGGAGIQADIKTFQAHGIFGMSVITAVTVQNTRKVYNVQELEPEIVAGQILCLFDDIEIHAVKIGMVSSIRLIAVIADTLKKVDLPYVILDPVMISKSGYRLLKEDACEALVKTLFPVADVVTPNIHEAEAITGKKIESVADMKETAGELLLLGSKKVVVKGGHLKGKVSVDVAYDGVTYREYQSDRIETKNTHGTGCTFSSAIAANMAAGNDFFQSVANAKEYITGAILHSLSIGKGHGPPNHFFNMPFSLQTEATVNL from the coding sequence ATGCGTACGGCATTGACTATTGCAGGTTCCGATCCTTCAGGCGGCGCAGGCATACAGGCGGACATAAAGACTTTTCAGGCTCATGGTATCTTCGGGATGAGTGTTATAACCGCTGTTACCGTACAGAATACCCGAAAGGTCTATAACGTGCAGGAGCTGGAGCCGGAAATTGTTGCCGGGCAGATTCTTTGTCTGTTTGACGACATTGAGATTCACGCGGTGAAGATAGGAATGGTTTCCAGTATCAGACTTATAGCAGTAATTGCGGATACATTAAAGAAAGTTGATCTGCCGTATGTTATACTGGATCCTGTCATGATTTCAAAAAGCGGATACAGGCTGCTTAAAGAGGATGCCTGTGAAGCGCTTGTGAAGACCCTTTTCCCTGTTGCCGATGTGGTTACTCCTAATATTCATGAGGCTGAAGCTATTACCGGAAAAAAAATTGAGTCTGTAGCTGACATGAAAGAAACAGCCGGTGAATTATTGCTCCTTGGATCAAAAAAGGTGGTTGTAAAAGGGGGGCATTTAAAAGGGAAGGTCTCAGTCGATGTGGCGTATGACGGTGTAACATACCGGGAATATCAAAGTGACCGCATAGAAACAAAGAATACCCATGGCACAGGATGCACATTTTCGTCCGCAATTGCGGCAAATATGGCTGCCGGCAATGATTTTTTTCAATCTGTAGCTAATGCAAAAGAATATATTACCGGGGCAATTCTTCACTCGCTTTCCATAGGAAAAGGGCACGGCCCTCCTAATCATTTTTTTAATATGCCATTCAGTTTACAAACAGAAGCAACAGTCAATCTATAG
- the mraZ gene encoding division/cell wall cluster transcriptional repressor MraZ: protein MFRGSSFHTIDAKGRIIVPVRFRSLIQAGGGNGVMVSKLDNGLVAYPFDEWSRIENSIMSAPQKDELMRRFIRVFIGSAAECFSDKQERILIPPPLRHYAGLEKEIVLVGVLTHFEIRSRENWDKENAQQEDDMTQAEVGAEIAKLLL, encoded by the coding sequence ATGTTTCGCGGTAGTTCCTTTCATACAATCGATGCCAAAGGCCGGATTATTGTTCCGGTCAGATTCCGCAGCCTCATCCAGGCCGGCGGAGGTAACGGTGTTATGGTGTCCAAGCTGGATAACGGCCTTGTGGCATATCCATTTGATGAATGGAGCAGGATAGAAAATAGTATAATGTCAGCGCCTCAAAAGGATGAATTGATGCGCAGATTCATAAGGGTTTTTATAGGCTCGGCTGCTGAATGTTTTAGCGACAAACAGGAGCGTATCCTGATTCCGCCGCCTTTACGACATTATGCCGGATTGGAGAAGGAAATTGTGCTTGTAGGCGTGCTTACACATTTTGAGATCAGATCCAGGGAAAACTGGGATAAAGAAAATGCGCAGCAGGAAGATGATATGACGCAAGCGGAGGTGGGAGCTGAAATCGCGAAATTGCTCCTCTGA
- the rsmH gene encoding 16S rRNA (cytosine(1402)-N(4))-methyltransferase RsmH, whose protein sequence is MSYHHISVMPVEVLYYLDCKPGKIFVDCTLGGSGHAAAILNKITPYGLLIGIDQDIDAIENAKNILKGFESNIRLFNDNFINLPSILSQLNLSSVDGILLDLGISLHQLKASGRGFSFNKDEPLDMRMDIRSNTTAEELVNGCEEKQLARIFREYGDEHWSHYIARRIVKERNQGVIRTSKRLADIVKSAIPKKNLFKYKIHPATRVFMALRIAVNRELERLELFMNNVPGILNPKGRICILSFHSHEDRIVKKSFKAMGKGCICPPDFPQCVCNRKKLMRTLTKKIVRPSGSEVAVNPMASSAKLRAAEKI, encoded by the coding sequence TTGTCATATCATCATATTTCAGTTATGCCGGTTGAGGTTCTATATTATCTTGACTGCAAGCCGGGAAAAATTTTTGTGGATTGTACTCTTGGCGGTTCCGGCCATGCTGCGGCAATTTTGAATAAAATAACTCCTTATGGACTTTTGATCGGAATAGATCAGGATATAGATGCCATAGAGAATGCGAAAAATATCTTAAAAGGATTTGAATCTAACATCCGGCTTTTTAATGATAATTTTATTAATTTACCTTCAATTCTTTCACAATTGAATCTTTCCTCAGTTGACGGGATTCTTCTGGATCTGGGCATTTCACTTCACCAACTTAAAGCAAGCGGCAGGGGTTTCAGTTTTAATAAAGATGAACCACTTGATATGCGAATGGATATCAGGTCGAATACCACTGCTGAAGAATTGGTTAATGGATGTGAAGAAAAACAGCTTGCCAGGATTTTTCGAGAATATGGCGATGAGCATTGGTCGCATTATATAGCAAGAAGAATAGTAAAGGAGAGAAATCAGGGCGTCATTAGAACAAGCAAACGATTAGCAGATATCGTGAAAAGTGCGATTCCTAAAAAGAATTTGTTCAAATACAAGATCCACCCCGCCACCCGTGTGTTTATGGCTTTGAGAATTGCTGTTAATCGTGAACTTGAGCGGCTTGAATTGTTTATGAATAATGTTCCTGGGATATTAAATCCTAAAGGCAGGATTTGTATTTTATCCTTTCATTCTCATGAAGACCGGATTGTTAAAAAGAGTTTTAAGGCTATGGGGAAAGGATGTATTTGTCCGCCTGATTTCCCCCAATGTGTTTGTAACCGGAAAAAGTTAATGCGAACCCTGACAAAAAAAATTGTGCGGCCGTCCGGGAGTGAGGTTGCCGTGAATCCCATGGCAAGCAGCGCCAAACTTAGAGCCGCAGAAAAAATATAA
- a CDS encoding septum formation initiator family protein: MKKKDKKKKDSARERRSGIYLMLLGVFILEFFFFAWCRVQYVETGYDISKETAKHKKLLSLQRNFKIELARLKSPERLSQIARSRLGLVAPKTGQTIIIP; the protein is encoded by the coding sequence ATGAAAAAGAAAGATAAAAAGAAAAAGGATTCTGCGCGAGAGAGGCGAAGCGGGATATATTTAATGTTGCTGGGTGTTTTTATACTGGAATTTTTTTTCTTTGCATGGTGCCGTGTTCAGTATGTTGAAACAGGGTATGATATTTCCAAAGAGACAGCAAAGCATAAAAAACTTTTATCATTGCAGCGTAATTTCAAGATTGAACTTGCGAGACTTAAATCTCCTGAACGATTATCGCAAATTGCAAGGAGCCGGTTGGGGCTTGTAGCGCCAAAAACCGGACAGACAATCATTATTCCATGA